From a region of the Campylobacteraceae bacterium genome:
- a CDS encoding thiamine-phosphate kinase — translation MNKEDFFIKQFIPSKRENNFIGDDAAVIGEDVYSMDAFFENVHFKRKWFTLKQIAKKAMLVNISDAIVMNAVPKYALLSVAIPKTYSKKDLKELASGFKAVAKQYGITIIGGDTIVNEKLDISITIISKTKKAIYRTGTKKNDLLCYTGSLGECKRDLEILLNEGSIASKSKFIKPKLKAEFFYEIVPFIHSALDISDGLVFELERLSKANKLGFEFFNDLSEEIITSGEEYEILFSFKEKNRKIIEKIAKKHKVELNIFAKAVKGSYKSPFANHHF, via the coding sequence ATGAACAAAGAAGATTTTTTTATTAAACAATTTATACCATCAAAGCGTGAGAATAACTTCATTGGCGACGATGCAGCCGTAATTGGTGAAGATGTTTATTCCATGGATGCATTTTTTGAAAATGTACATTTTAAAAGAAAATGGTTTACATTAAAACAAATCGCAAAAAAAGCAATGTTGGTTAATATTTCAGATGCAATAGTAATGAACGCAGTTCCTAAATATGCTCTTTTATCTGTAGCAATCCCTAAAACGTACAGTAAAAAAGATTTAAAAGAATTGGCAAGCGGTTTTAAAGCAGTTGCCAAACAATATGGTATTACTATTATTGGTGGAGATACAATTGTAAATGAAAAACTTGATATTTCAATTACTATTATTTCAAAAACAAAAAAAGCCATTTACAGAACAGGTACTAAAAAAAATGATCTCTTGTGTTACACTGGAAGTTTGGGTGAGTGTAAAAGAGATTTAGAAATACTTTTAAATGAGGGAAGTATTGCTTCCAAATCTAAATTTATAAAACCAAAATTAAAAGCTGAATTTTTTTATGAGATTGTACCTTTTATTCATTCTGCATTAGATATATCAGATGGTTTGGTTTTTGAGTTAGAGCGTTTAAGCAAAGCCAATAAGCTAGGTTTTGAGTTTTTTAATGATTTAAGTGAAGAAATCATTACTTCAGGAGAAGAGTATGAAATACTTTTTTCTTTTAAAGAAAAGAATAGAAAAATTATAGAAAAAATTGCAAAAAAACATAAAGTAGAATTAAACATTTTTGCTAAAGCAGTTAAGGGGTCTTATAAAAGCCCTTTTGCTAATCACCATTTTTAA
- the ruvA gene encoding Holliday junction branch migration protein RuvA — protein sequence MIVGIEGTIEKKEPTLVHINTSGLIYEVSVSLNCSSKITDKRVKLLTTHIIREDAQLLFGFLDYNEKKLFDTVIKINGVGPKVALAICSTFTPSSFSQIVSSNDVSMLKRVPGIGPKGASRLLVELTGFVIDGNANDSDLGNHMLEASMALESLGFKKDVVSKILNTCKSTNTSELVREALKKLQK from the coding sequence ATGATAGTTGGAATAGAAGGTACAATTGAAAAAAAAGAACCAACTCTGGTTCATATAAATACCTCAGGTTTAATTTATGAAGTAAGTGTTTCTCTTAACTGCAGCTCCAAAATAACGGATAAGAGAGTAAAACTACTTACTACTCATATTATTAGAGAAGATGCTCAGTTATTGTTTGGTTTTTTGGACTACAATGAAAAAAAACTATTTGATACAGTAATTAAAATAAATGGAGTAGGACCTAAGGTAGCTCTAGCTATTTGTTCAACCTTTACCCCTTCGTCTTTTTCTCAAATTGTTTCAAGCAATGATGTTTCTATGTTAAAAAGAGTTCCAGGGATTGGACCTAAGGGTGCGAGTAGGTTATTGGTTGAATTAACTGGTTTTGTTATTGATGGAAATGCCAATGACAGTGATTTAGGTAATCATATGTTAGAAGCATCTATGGCCTTAGAATCTTTGGGGTTCAAAAAAGATGTTGTTTCTAAAATATTAAATACTTGTAAATCTACAAATACGAGTGAATTGGTGCGAGAAGCACTTAAAAAATTACAAAAATAA
- a CDS encoding slipin family protein, translating to MTSFIILYILIFVLALLVLSIRILREYERAVVFTLGRFSGVKGPGLIIIIPLVQQTVRVDLRTIVLDVPTQDVISHDNVSVHVNAVLYFRVTDPEKAIIQVENFHMATSQLAQTTLRSVLGGHELDEMLSERDKLNTDIQDILDKQTDIWGIKISNVEIKHIDLDESMIRAIAKQAEAERERRAKVINSKGELEASENILKAANVMGQNPLAIQLRYLQTLSDISSDRTNTVVFPFPSDFASLLKSK from the coding sequence ATGACTTCATTTATAATCTTATATATATTAATCTTTGTTCTTGCTCTTTTAGTTTTGTCTATTCGTATTTTAAGAGAATATGAAAGAGCAGTTGTTTTTACATTAGGAAGATTTTCAGGAGTAAAAGGACCTGGTTTGATAATTATTATTCCTTTGGTTCAACAAACAGTAAGAGTTGATTTAAGAACCATTGTTTTAGATGTTCCTACCCAAGATGTAATTTCTCATGATAATGTTTCTGTACATGTAAATGCTGTTTTATATTTTAGAGTTACTGATCCAGAAAAAGCAATTATTCAAGTAGAGAATTTTCATATGGCTACAAGCCAATTAGCGCAAACAACCCTTAGGTCTGTTCTAGGAGGACATGAGTTAGATGAAATGTTAAGTGAGAGGGATAAGTTAAATACAGATATTCAAGATATTTTAGACAAACAAACAGATATTTGGGGAATAAAAATCTCTAATGTTGAAATTAAACATATTGATTTAGATGAAAGTATGATTAGAGCAATTGCAAAACAAGCTGAAGCTGAAAGAGAAAGAAGAGCGAAAGTAATTAATTCTAAAGGAGAGTTAGAAGCCAGCGAAAATATATTAAAAGCTGCAAATGTAATGGGTCAAAATCCACTTGCAATTCAGTTACGATATTTGCAAACCTTAAGTGATATCTCAAGTGATAGAACAAATACTGTGGTATTTCCTTTCCCCAGTGATTTTGCTTCTTTATTAAAAAGCAAATAA
- the recO gene encoding recombination protein RecO — protein MQGFIIDIKPCRDDDLIVLILSDNHLYSTYRFYGARHSTINIGYKIDFELESNYKSTIPRLKDVMHLGFPWIFDKDKLYLWQRFLKLFYPHLKDVEEVDPFYCTLLNELISSISKQNAKRAICQAYIKLLEFEGRLHNDYICLLCEVPIEHEVSLVRSFMPVHPNCTFSKKFDFYKIQELFEDKSLISFSDEEVDYLWKILVQGI, from the coding sequence ATGCAGGGTTTTATAATCGATATTAAACCATGTAGAGATGATGATTTAATAGTACTAATATTGAGTGACAATCATTTGTACTCTACTTATAGATTTTATGGTGCCAGACACTCTACTATTAATATTGGTTATAAAATTGATTTTGAATTAGAAAGCAATTACAAATCTACCATTCCAAGATTAAAAGATGTAATGCATCTTGGTTTCCCTTGGATTTTTGATAAAGACAAGCTTTATTTATGGCAGCGTTTCCTCAAACTCTTTTATCCCCACCTTAAAGATGTAGAAGAAGTGGATCCTTTCTACTGCACTTTATTAAATGAACTAATAAGTTCAATCTCCAAACAAAATGCCAAAAGAGCCATCTGTCAAGCTTATATAAAACTGCTTGAATTTGAAGGGCGTTTGCATAATGATTATATCTGTCTCTTGTGTGAAGTCCCCATTGAACATGAAGTATCACTGGTGCGAAGTTTTATGCCTGTGCATCCCAACTGTACTTTTTCTAAAAAGTTTGATTTTTATAAGATTCAAGAATTGTTTGAAGATAAGTCTTTGATATCATTTAGTGATGAAGAAGTGGATTATCTTTGGAAGATATTGGTTCAGGGGATTTAG
- a CDS encoding D-alanine--D-alanine ligase: MNRKIVIVFGGVSFEHEISIVSAIAMKEVLQAELHYVFLDGARNFYYIPNERLNAKLFSSGKYKKCDKLTLGKEGFIKKSVFSTSVIPCDVILNLIHSGDGEDGTLSAMFDFYSLPYIGPRKEACAISINKFLTKGYASSLNIKTMNYQYYNKGEIVRVKEYPVIVKPVRLGSSIGVSIVKEEADLLYALDVAYEYDNAIIIEPFVSNIEEYNVAGCKIEGEFVLSLVEEPQKSEFLDFEKKYLDFSRTSTVQEANISSELKNALKDAFKKIYNTLFDGSMIRCDFFVINNVVYLNEINPIPGSMSNYLYEDFSSTLVSLSYDLPKIQNITISYDYVNKIQSAKGK; this comes from the coding sequence GTGAATAGAAAAATTGTTATAGTATTTGGTGGTGTTAGTTTTGAACATGAGATTTCTATAGTATCTGCTATTGCTATGAAAGAAGTTTTACAAGCTGAATTACATTATGTTTTTTTAGATGGGGCGCGAAATTTTTATTATATTCCCAATGAGCGTTTAAATGCAAAACTTTTCTCAAGTGGAAAATACAAAAAATGTGACAAACTGACTTTAGGAAAAGAAGGTTTTATCAAAAAATCTGTTTTTTCAACATCTGTTATTCCTTGTGATGTTATCTTAAATTTAATACACAGTGGAGATGGAGAAGATGGTACTTTAAGTGCTATGTTTGATTTTTATTCTCTGCCTTATATAGGTCCACGAAAAGAAGCTTGTGCAATTAGTATTAACAAATTTTTAACAAAAGGGTATGCTTCTTCTTTAAATATTAAAACAATGAATTATCAATACTATAACAAAGGCGAAATTGTAAGAGTAAAAGAATATCCAGTAATAGTTAAACCAGTACGTTTAGGTTCTTCTATCGGCGTTAGTATTGTAAAAGAAGAAGCAGATTTACTTTATGCGCTGGATGTTGCTTATGAATATGACAATGCAATTATTATAGAACCTTTTGTTTCTAATATTGAAGAGTATAATGTGGCTGGTTGTAAAATTGAAGGTGAGTTTGTTTTGTCTTTAGTAGAAGAACCACAGAAATCTGAATTCTTAGATTTTGAAAAAAAGTACCTTGATTTTTCAAGAACATCAACAGTACAAGAAGCTAATATATCGAGTGAATTAAAAAATGCTTTAAAAGATGCATTTAAAAAAATATACAATACTCTTTTTGATGGATCAATGATACGTTGTGATTTTTTTGTTATTAATAATGTGGTTTATTTAAATGAAATCAATCCTATTCCTGGTTCTATGTCTAATTATTTGTATGAAGATTTTTCAAGTACATTAGTATCTTTATCATATGACTTACCAAAAATACAAAACATTACTATTTCTTACGATTATGTGAATAAAATACAAAGTGCTAAAGGAAAATAG
- the truD gene encoding tRNA pseudouridine(13) synthase TruD, whose protein sequence is MNKQYYLNHSKIDVLFKQNKDDFCVTEIPLYEFSGTGEHLVIKIRKKDLATWDAVEIIAKHLGCRPRDIGYAGLKDKNALTIQSISVHKQYEEKLNSFSHKNIKILSTTYHDNKIKVGHLKGNSFFIRLKRVTVIEANKIQQVLKTITQHGIPNYFGFQRFGIDGDNYKKGKDIIDGKLKEKRRNLSQMYVNAYQSHLFNSWLSSRIEVSKLVAAFEPKVICEKLDLPLDIVKSMKKQAHPFKLLPGDLMSHYPYGKIFHVEALEEEAGKFNLRDRVATGLLAGKKVKKSIDLAYKYEEEFDLETKEDGTRRFAWIFPSEIQSNYKEDKNWFELQFDLPKGSYATEVISELIH, encoded by the coding sequence TTGAACAAACAATATTATTTAAACCATTCGAAAATTGACGTTTTATTTAAACAAAATAAAGATGATTTCTGTGTAACAGAAATTCCTTTATATGAATTTAGCGGAACGGGTGAACATTTAGTTATCAAAATAAGAAAAAAAGATTTAGCTACTTGGGATGCTGTTGAAATTATAGCAAAACACTTAGGGTGCAGACCTAGAGATATTGGATATGCTGGATTAAAAGATAAAAATGCTTTAACCATTCAAAGTATTTCTGTACATAAACAATATGAAGAAAAATTAAATTCTTTTTCTCATAAAAATATTAAAATTTTAAGTACTACTTATCATGATAATAAAATTAAAGTAGGACATTTAAAAGGGAATAGTTTTTTTATAAGACTTAAAAGAGTAACAGTAATAGAAGCTAATAAAATACAACAAGTATTAAAAACAATTACACAGCACGGAATTCCAAATTATTTTGGTTTTCAGAGATTTGGAATTGATGGAGATAATTACAAAAAAGGTAAAGATATAATTGATGGGAAACTAAAAGAGAAAAGAAGAAACTTATCTCAAATGTATGTTAATGCCTATCAAAGTCATTTATTTAATTCATGGTTAAGTTCACGTATTGAAGTATCAAAACTCGTAGCTGCTTTTGAGCCTAAAGTAATATGCGAAAAACTTGATTTACCTTTAGATATTGTAAAATCTATGAAAAAACAAGCCCACCCTTTTAAATTATTACCTGGAGATTTAATGTCTCATTACCCTTATGGAAAAATTTTCCATGTAGAAGCATTGGAAGAAGAAGCAGGTAAGTTTAATTTAAGAGACAGAGTTGCAACGGGTTTATTAGCGGGTAAAAAAGTTAAAAAATCAATAGATTTAGCATACAAATATGAAGAAGAATTTGATCTTGAAACAAAAGAAGATGGTACACGAAGATTTGCATGGATTTTCCCAAGTGAAATTCAAAGCAATTATAAAGAAGATAAAAATTGGTTTGAATTACAGTTTGATTTACCAAAAGGTTCTTATGCGACAGAAGTTATTTCAGAGCTGATTCACTAA
- a CDS encoding HIT domain-containing protein has product MDNIYAPWRYNYISEDKIEGCVFCHISNNKEDEKLQVLFHDSLCYVVMNKFPYSPGHIMIIPHHHTSNIEDLSDEIWTTMSLRVKQGVKMLKEVMPAPGVNIGMNLGKAAGAGIEQHVHYHLLPRWNGDTNFITTIANTRAYPADFEAIFQKLKEQAVKYFI; this is encoded by the coding sequence ATGGATAATATTTATGCGCCTTGGCGATACAATTATATAAGTGAAGATAAAATAGAAGGTTGCGTTTTTTGTCATATTTCAAACAATAAAGAAGATGAAAAACTGCAAGTACTTTTTCATGATTCTTTGTGTTATGTGGTTATGAATAAATTTCCTTACTCCCCTGGACATATTATGATAATTCCCCATCATCATACGTCTAATATTGAAGACTTAAGCGATGAAATATGGACTACAATGTCTTTACGTGTTAAACAAGGCGTAAAGATGCTAAAAGAAGTTATGCCAGCCCCTGGGGTTAATATTGGAATGAATCTAGGCAAAGCTGCAGGAGCTGGTATTGAGCAACATGTTCATTATCATTTATTACCAAGATGGAATGGGGATACAAATTTTATTACGACTATTGCAAATACAAGAGCTTATCCCGCAGATTTTGAAGCTATTTTTCAAAAACTAAAAGAACAAGCGGTTAAATATTTCATCTAA
- a CDS encoding dethiobiotin synthase, with product MPKINKYVDIDTIERETKKDLIDRHSPFIHCEEKAQEGEMFKVTVKMGNEYSHPDDFDHYIASISLFNAETLLAKTEFVPGTLGNEKSHAEVTFNIRAKGKKLNLVAQGYCTKHGIWESTAKTVLVS from the coding sequence ATGCCAAAAATTAATAAATATGTCGATATAGATACAATTGAGAGAGAAACTAAAAAAGATTTAATAGATAGACACTCCCCTTTCATTCACTGTGAAGAAAAAGCACAAGAGGGTGAAATGTTTAAAGTTACTGTAAAAATGGGAAACGAATACAGTCACCCAGATGATTTTGATCATTATATTGCAAGTATTTCATTGTTTAATGCTGAAACATTATTAGCAAAAACAGAATTTGTTCCTGGAACATTAGGGAATGAAAAATCGCATGCAGAAGTTACTTTTAATATCAGAGCTAAAGGGAAAAAACTTAATCTTGTAGCACAAGGATACTGTACAAAACATGGTATTTGGGAATCAACAGCTAAAACTGTTTTAGTTTCATAA
- a CDS encoding nodulation protein NfeD, with translation MKVIFCFFFFFSFLLSQTTITHIKIHNAISPGTAQYLKDAFLQSKEDKTSLMLIELDTPGGLATSMREMIQNILNSDIPVIMFVSPKGSRAASAGTYLMYASHIAAMTPGSNIGAATPVNLMQAPKAPKIINKEDDKNDSLNKKISNNKTAMEKKVINDAIAYIKSIAEFKNRNISWAIEAVKEGKSISAQEALKLNVIDFVALDVDDLLKQINNKEVFLNGEKVRINTKNRTLKFFEASFKTEVLMIISNPSFAYAFLILAMYGIFFEMMNPGSIFPGVIGAFFALLSMYALNILPFSYVGLLLILLGIAFMLSEVFISGFGILGLVGLISFTLGSFMLFDEQTLGQDISSSLIISFSLVSLAFFVFLMAFLLKIRKKDPISGIHTLIGVEVEILSTDENNYKVSCNGEIWNAISVEKLKINEKAIITNIKSLILEIRRIK, from the coding sequence ATGAAAGTGATATTTTGTTTTTTCTTTTTTTTCTCTTTTCTTTTATCCCAAACTACAATAACTCATATTAAAATTCATAATGCTATTTCACCTGGAACTGCCCAATACCTAAAAGATGCCTTTCTTCAGAGTAAAGAAGATAAAACATCTTTAATGTTAATTGAACTTGATACTCCAGGTGGTTTAGCTACTTCCATGAGAGAAATGATTCAGAATATCTTAAATTCAGATATTCCCGTAATAATGTTTGTTTCACCTAAAGGCTCACGAGCAGCAAGTGCAGGTACTTATTTAATGTATGCTTCTCATATTGCAGCAATGACACCAGGAAGTAATATAGGAGCAGCCACCCCTGTTAATTTAATGCAAGCCCCCAAAGCTCCAAAAATCATAAATAAAGAAGATGATAAAAATGATTCTCTTAATAAAAAAATAAGCAATAACAAAACAGCCATGGAAAAAAAAGTCATTAATGATGCAATTGCATATATAAAAAGTATTGCAGAATTTAAAAATAGAAATATTTCTTGGGCTATAGAAGCCGTAAAAGAAGGAAAAAGTATTTCTGCACAAGAAGCTTTAAAATTAAACGTAATTGATTTTGTTGCTTTGGATGTGGATGATTTATTAAAACAAATAAACAATAAAGAAGTTTTTCTTAATGGAGAAAAAGTGCGTATTAATACAAAAAATCGAACACTTAAATTCTTTGAGGCTTCTTTTAAAACAGAAGTATTAATGATTATTTCAAATCCAAGTTTTGCTTATGCTTTTTTAATACTTGCAATGTATGGAATATTCTTTGAAATGATGAATCCTGGCTCTATTTTTCCAGGCGTGATTGGTGCATTTTTTGCTCTGCTTTCAATGTATGCTTTAAACATCTTACCTTTTTCTTATGTGGGCTTATTATTAATCTTACTGGGAATCGCTTTTATGTTAAGTGAAGTTTTTATTTCAGGTTTTGGTATTTTAGGTTTAGTAGGACTTATTTCTTTTACTTTGGGTTCTTTTATGTTATTTGATGAACAAACCTTAGGGCAAGATATATCTTCTTCTTTAATAATATCTTTCTCTCTTGTTTCTTTGGCTTTTTTTGTTTTTTTGATGGCATTTTTATTAAAGATAAGAAAAAAAGATCCGATTAGTGGAATACATACCCTTATTGGAGTAGAAGTTGAAATACTCTCGACAGATGAAAATAATTATAAAGTTTCATGTAATGGTGAGATTTGGAATGCTATAAGTGTAGAAAAATTAAAAATAAATGAAAAAGCAATCATTACAAATATAAAATCTTTAATACTAGAAATAAGGAGAATAAAATGA
- a CDS encoding alpha/beta hydrolase, translating into MARKNIEVDNKHFDISYEILNPRGKKNLIILHGWASSKDLMKNVFSPYLKNYKHIYIDLPGFGKSPTKEVLDVYLYTKIIDAFLNSIDASKDIIMGHSYGGKVATLLNPKNLVLLSSAGIIEEKSAQVKLKIKLSKILNTMGLSKITKLFRSKDVDNMSENMYATFKNALKEDLREEFKNFSNKAFIFWGEEDTAASFTAGKQIHVLIKNSEMISYKDDHFFFMKHAKDITQRIEHGIS; encoded by the coding sequence GTGGCACGCAAAAACATTGAAGTCGATAACAAACATTTTGATATCTCATATGAAATTCTTAATCCTAGAGGAAAAAAGAATTTAATTATACTTCATGGTTGGGCTTCATCAAAAGATTTGATGAAAAATGTTTTTTCCCCTTATTTGAAAAACTATAAACATATATATATTGATTTACCAGGTTTTGGTAAATCTCCTACAAAAGAAGTTTTGGACGTTTATTTGTATACTAAAATTATTGATGCTTTTTTAAACAGTATTGATGCTTCAAAAGATATTATTATGGGACATTCTTATGGTGGGAAAGTAGCAACTTTATTAAATCCCAAAAATTTAGTACTTTTAAGTTCTGCTGGAATTATTGAAGAAAAATCTGCACAAGTAAAATTAAAAATTAAATTGAGTAAAATATTAAATACAATGGGTTTATCTAAAATCACTAAGTTATTTCGTTCAAAAGATGTAGATAATATGAGCGAGAATATGTATGCTACTTTTAAAAATGCTTTAAAAGAAGACTTAAGGGAAGAGTTTAAAAACTTTTCTAATAAAGCCTTTATATTTTGGGGAGAAGAAGATACGGCCGCTAGTTTTACTGCTGGCAAACAAATTCATGTACTGATAAAAAACTCTGAAATGATATCTTATAAAGATGATCACTTTTTTTTCATGAAACATGCAAAAGACATCACACAAAGAATAGAACATGGAATATCTTAA
- a CDS encoding UDP-N-acetylmuramoyl-tripeptide--D-alanyl-D-alanine ligase — MEYLNIFTHIILIMTLGWYLITNLQWYNYKLERVILKHHKQHWHILYFITPIVMYYLLEPLYFNVYFYVLYLSSFILWNRKLDRNLVLTSRVKRFLSLLLLITFFLNVLCLLGNCNEIAVFIPLIAAYVVSTLLEKMFATSFKHQAKKRLSKMNNLKIVAITASYGKTSIKNYLHQVLKRKYITYKTPRSVNTIAGIVLDVNKDLPGNTDIYIAEAGARVKGDIAEITNFLEPQYCIIGSVGEQHLEYFKTLDNIIHTKMELLSSPRMIKAFVHDTVPVLKYDKITKFPNNLNITMSNLDGIWFDVIINDKVEHFHAPILGSFNAINLTAVILMSLELGMSIDEIKIALDEIDAVPHRLQKIVAGGKIIVDDSFNGNLEGMLEAVKISTTHDGRKVIVTPGLVESTQEANITFAKAVNEVFDFVIITGALNEKVLREHIDINKTLYLVDKSQMETILAEKTKVGDLILFANDAPNFI; from the coding sequence ATGGAATATCTTAATATATTTACGCACATTATTTTAATAATGACTTTAGGTTGGTATTTAATTACAAACTTACAATGGTATAACTACAAGTTAGAGAGAGTTATTTTAAAACATCATAAACAGCACTGGCATATTTTATATTTCATAACGCCTATTGTTATGTACTATTTATTAGAACCTTTATATTTTAATGTTTATTTTTATGTTCTGTATTTAAGTTCATTTATTTTATGGAATAGAAAACTGGACAGAAATTTGGTTTTAACGTCGAGGGTTAAACGCTTTTTATCTCTTCTTTTATTAATTACGTTCTTTTTAAATGTACTTTGTTTATTGGGGAATTGTAATGAAATAGCTGTATTTATTCCTTTAATTGCTGCTTATGTAGTGTCTACTTTATTGGAAAAAATGTTTGCGACTTCTTTTAAACATCAAGCGAAAAAGCGTTTATCCAAGATGAATAATTTAAAAATTGTAGCTATTACTGCATCCTACGGTAAAACATCTATCAAAAATTATTTGCATCAAGTATTAAAAAGAAAATATATTACGTATAAAACACCACGATCGGTAAATACTATTGCTGGTATTGTTTTGGATGTAAATAAAGATTTGCCTGGAAATACTGATATTTATATAGCAGAAGCAGGTGCAAGAGTTAAGGGTGATATCGCAGAAATCACGAACTTTTTAGAACCGCAGTATTGTATTATTGGCTCAGTAGGGGAACAACATTTAGAATATTTTAAAACACTTGATAATATTATTCATACAAAAATGGAGCTATTAAGTTCTCCTAGAATGATAAAAGCTTTTGTTCATGATACTGTGCCTGTATTAAAATACGACAAAATTACTAAGTTTCCTAATAATTTAAATATTACTATGAGTAATTTAGATGGTATTTGGTTTGATGTTATTATTAATGATAAAGTAGAACATTTTCATGCGCCAATCTTAGGATCTTTTAATGCTATTAATTTAACTGCTGTTATTTTAATGTCTTTAGAACTAGGAATGAGTATTGATGAAATTAAAATTGCTTTGGATGAAATAGATGCCGTTCCTCACAGACTTCAAAAAATTGTTGCTGGTGGTAAAATTATAGTAGATGATTCTTTTAATGGAAACCTAGAGGGTATGTTAGAAGCAGTAAAAATCTCCACAACACATGATGGAAGAAAAGTTATTGTAACACCTGGGTTAGTTGAATCAACGCAAGAAGCCAATATCACTTTTGCAAAAGCAGTGAATGAAGTATTTGATTTTGTAATCATTACGGGTGCTTTAAATGAAAAAGTACTAAGAGAACATATTGATATTAATAAAACACTGTATTTAGTTGATAAATCTCAAATGGAAACTATTTTGGCAGAAAAAACAAAAGTAGGGGATTTGATTTTATTTGCAAATGATGCTCCTAATTTTATATAA
- a CDS encoding pyrimidine/purine nucleoside phosphorylase — protein MKFENVTIEKEANILFEGNITSRSILFEDGSRKTLGIMLPGEYELNSIHEEIMEIKRGELEVMLPAQEWKKVVGPSTFNVPANSKFKLRVHTLTDYCASFIKY, from the coding sequence ATGAAATTTGAAAATGTAACAATAGAAAAAGAAGCAAATATATTATTTGAAGGCAATATTACTAGTAGAAGTATACTTTTTGAAGATGGTTCAAGAAAAACACTGGGGATTATGTTACCAGGTGAATATGAACTAAACTCTATTCATGAAGAAATTATGGAAATAAAACGGGGTGAATTAGAAGTTATGCTTCCTGCACAAGAATGGAAAAAAGTAGTTGGTCCATCAACTTTTAATGTTCCTGCTAATTCAAAATTTAAATTAAGAGTACATACCTTAACTGATTACTGTGCTTCGTTTATTAAATACTAA